A stretch of DNA from Vulpes lagopus strain Blue_001 chromosome 12, ASM1834538v1, whole genome shotgun sequence:
AGATTgactctaaattttaaaatttaaattcaatttaaaagataaacatagaATTGCCATCAATAGAGGTTGATTTGGGATATGGAGGGGGAAATACCTTTCCTCCAAGATACTGACTTCAAAATTCTTGACTAAGAAGGATCTTAGGATGCAGTTTTTTGTATtcatatttggagaaaatatacTCACAATTTCTCAGTCCAACGGTATGGCTTCCATGTATTTTCCTCAATGTAAGATATAGAGTTTCCTTGGAAATTTCTGTGAAGAAACACAGTTCAGATCCTTGACTAGTTAGGAAAAGAAGGAACAGAATAAGTAAAAGAATCATTGGCAACCTTGGGGGAATATGCAAATGCAGAAAATACCAGTTTCTTAATATCCATAGCTATCAGCATCCCAGTTTGCACAAATAAGGAAATGTGGGGCCATTAGTGTAAACAAGCCATCTCCTTAGAACCGGACTTCCTATCTGTCTAATTTCTTGGATAGATAATGCCAGTTAATTACTTTATGAATATAGGTATTTTTCTCCAAATCACCTCTATGTGTCTAAAATGGTTCTCTGtaaatcaatgagaaaataattcaaccgaaaaatggcaaaaaaaaaaaaaaagtagcaaacaAAGGTAAAGAAATCCTATGCCAGGAAACAAAGGTAAAGGAATCCTATGCCAGGAACACCAAAGCTTTGGCCCAGTGACTTCTTTTGAAATCTCTCCAGCTGTTACGAGAAGTTAGAAATGAGAGGAACTAATATGGAGAGATTTCTTAGACATGTTACATAGGGAAAAGCAACAAATCACTGAGAAGGAATAAAAAGTATTACCTGATTAGGGAAAAAATTGCAAAGGAAAGTGATGGGAAGGACAGACACCAAAATGGTAACAGGAGTTTTCGGATGAGGATGAGATTTTCATCAAGGAACCAGGGTACCTAATTGGGAacaatttataattcttttctaaaatgagtTAATTATGAAGAGTTTAATTGTTCCTTTACATTGTTAAAGGCATTCTTTTTTGCAGAGAGAAATGTGATGCCCCAGCAGAGATGCCTCAGGCTGTCtataaagtgtattttctttttatttttattaataaatttactttttattggtcttcaatttgcaagcatatagaataacacccagtgcgcatcccTTCAactgcccccatcagtgcccatcacccagtcacccccagcccctgccctcctcttcttccaccacccctagttcgtttcccagagttaggagtctcttatgttctgtctccctttctgatatttcccactcatttttcctcctttccctttattccatttcactatcctttatattccccaaatgaatgagaccatataatgtttgtctttctctgatcaacttatttcactcagcatagtaccctccagttccatccatgtcgaagcaaatggtgggtatttgtcgtttctaatggctgaggaatattccattgtatacatacagcacctcttctttatccattcatctttggatggacactgaggctccgcCTCCTCAACTATTAGCCATACTGAATGCTCTCAGCCTCATCTAGTCTAAAACCGAGAAGTGGTTCTCACTCCCAGAGAGATTATTACCAGGGAAGCTGCCCCCACACACTCAGGTGCCACATCTCCACCAGCCATTTTTTATAAACGGCAACGGGCACTGAACCCGAACCTTCCCAGAAACGGCCACAGAACCCCTGGCCCAGGTCAGTGGAGCTTGCTTCCAAGAGCTCCCTGTTCCCAGGCCAGCCCTATAAATACTCCCAAAGTCCCCCTGGACCTGCAGTTAGTAGTACCTCTGCCGCCGGGCACTGCCCCCACGCTCAGGCCCCAACTCCCCGCTGGACCAAAGCCTGCAGGTGAGAAGCGACCAAAGCAGACATCCCCCCTCCCACACACTTTGGACCCTTTGTTCGGAGTCCACCTGCAAAAGAAACGTCAACTCTACCGAGGAAAGCAAACACACAAGTACCTGGCGACAGGAGAAGCAGATCCTGGAGCTTCCTGCCTCAGGGGCTGATGGGCGGGTACAGCAGAAAGTGGAGGAGGGAGCGGGGAGCTAAAGACGCCCTGTTGGTATAAGATATGGTCAAAACACGTACACTTTTGTTCCTCAGAGCGCCCGGGCTGGAAGCACCACCAGCGCCCATGCCCTCAGGGAGGCAAAAATAGCGTAGACGTCACTGGTCTGCTTTTACCAGTGGGAACCTACCCTCAGGAGGCCAACGTTACGGGGATGGGGCTGCGGCCAGGCGAGATCAGGAACCCAGAAGCCGGGATCTAGGTGACGCAGACACTGCGAGAGGCGGGCGTTAGGCCAAGCTCCGCTTACGTCGTCGTCGGTGACCTCGCTTAGTGGCCTCACCTCTGCAGGCGGATCTCCCTCTCCCTAGTGCAGTCGCGAGCCTCCCAGATCGCTGCCCAGCTGGCCCTTTGCCAACTCGGGGTCGGGGACGTTGGCCCCGCCCCGCGGCTCCTCCCGCCCCGCCATTGGCtccgcgggccgggggcggggccgagcgccCAACCGCCGGGATGGCGTCAGGCGCCGCGAGCGCAGTTTCCGGGTGTCGGTGGCGGAGAGGCCGGCGCGTCGGGTCGGAGGCGCAGAGGCTGCAGCGGCCAGGAGcgacccccgccccctccccgctccctctGGTGAGTCCGGGGtcaggggggaggggcggcggggtgGAGATGCGAACGGGCGGCGGGCGCGGTCCCTGGTCCCAGCCCCCTGGTTCCTTTGCGCCGTCTTGCTTCAGGACCCTTTGCCTTCCCCGTTCCAGCCCCGCACCCTGCCCCCTCGGAGCCGAGCCTTCAGCCCGCACAGCCCCTGCGGACCGCCCCCTCCATCTTCTCCCGACGGGGACCCGCGCCCAGCACgtacccccacccctcacctctggTGTTGCTGCTGCAGCCACACTCTTGAGCCCTGGTAGTCCAGTTCCAACCCCGAGCGCAGACACATCCTCCTCCGCCCTCTGAAGCATCACGTCCTCACCCCTCAGCCCCTGTGGCAATCCCGGTGCTCCACGCCAACCTCCTCTGAGCCCCACCGCCTTGGCTTTCCCCTTTTCTGACTCAGCTTTCTTATCCCAGTCCCCCAAGGTCTGCTCAGCCCTaacaccccacctccacccccccttaTTCAATGCCTGCCATCCAAGCGGATGCCCTGCTGAGCTCACCCCTTCTTGATAGCTCTGATCTCAGCCCTATCCCAAGTCTTCCATGCATCTTCTTGTCCACACGGACTCAACCCCTCACTTCCCAGCCCACCACATACTTTCTTCCCGCCTCCAGCCATCCTGAGAACACTTCATCTTTGCTAAACTGCGCCAGACTCTTGCCACCCCAGTTCCAACCACCCCAACCCAATCTTCTTAAAATGAGGCCTCCGTGCCCCCATCTCTTCCTCTCAGCTCTGTGCCCATTCTTCCCTTAATGCAGTCCCCATCTGATCTGAAAACTTAGTGCAGTCTCTTGCCagccccacctgctgcccccaaCAGCCAATCCAGGTGCTTTTTCAGAGCCGGGTAGTTACTGAGTAGCTCCATTGGTACAGGGCATCAGATGGTAAGTGTGAAGGAGTAGAGATCTATGTCCCGTGGGTCAGGAGGTTTTCCTGAATGTCTGGTCTCCTGTACCTGTCCTCAAGGATTGTGTTTCTAGCATTCATATTACGTTACTTGTGTTGGCTGCTGCAATGGTACCTCATCATTGTCCGGAAAATGAGGCCTCAGGTTGAGAGAAAGTTATAGCAGGAGAAGGCTCTGAGGAGATCCTACCCTTTCTAGAAAACCTTTTTGGTAATAAAATGggaatttacaaaaaaatggTGGTGATTTAACATAGGCTACCTAAAGAGCAAGGATTTCTCCAAAGCAGAGATAGGTATGACccataagtacatgaaaagatgcctgaCATCACTAGACATTAGACAAATGCATTCAAAATCACAAGAGACATCTCCACACTCTCTGGGACGCCTCCAATCAAAATGACATAATAGTAAGTGGTGACGTTGTAGAGAAATTAGTACCTTGGCacactgctggcaggaatgtcAAATGGTACAACCATTATGGGAAGGTATGGCAgttgctcaaaaagttaaaccTGGAGTCAACACACAACCCAGCAGTTCCACCCCTAGGTATGTACCCAGGAGAACTGAAAACgtctgtccacacaaaaacttgtgtttgaatgttcatagcagcattatagccaaaaagtggaaacaacccaaatgtctattaaatcaatgaatgggtaaataaaatgtggggtgtccacacaatggaatattatttggcagtaAAGAAGAATGAAGTCCTGTTACGTGCCACAGCATAGACAGGCCTTGGAaacatgccaagtgaaagaagccagatccAGGAGGCTACACCCTGTATGACTTCACTTAGGCAAACTGTCCAGAATTGGTAAATCCACTAAGATAGAAAGTAGATGAGTGgttgcttggggtggggggagagaggtaCAGGGAGTGACTGCTGATGGGCACAGTGTTTCTTTCTGAggcaatgaaaatgttctaaaattaggtaGTGGCTATAGtttcacaattctgtgaatataccaaaacCATTGAACTGTGTACtctaaatgagtgaattttatgcTATGTAAATTATGCCTCATTCAAGCTGTtgtaaaaaaagaacattggacTTTTCAGAGAACATGAATCGTttgggcaaaaataaaaataaaacaggaaaatatttatcCATAACTCTATCAGCTAATAATTCCAACCAGTTTTTCTGCATTCCCTTCTAGTCCTTTTCCAAACACTCAGGACATGTTGACATGCTCAGATTATGACTGAACTGCCTTTAAATTTCCAAAggattttatgtatatgtattttataatttacttaCTCAACAAAAATTCACTGAGTACTTATATGTGCCAGGAACCGTGCCAAGTGTCGAGAACACAAAGATGATTAAAAGACAAGTCCTGCCCTCAAGGTAATGCCCTACAGTGCTGAAGTTCaggaggtattttttttccatttaatggaTGAGGACATTAAGCTCAGCGAGGTTTAGTGAAATGTCTGAGGTGACCCAGCTGGTGACACAGAAAGCTGACACTAACCTGGGCCTATGCCAGGTGTTGTATCTTTCTCAGTGTAGACCAtgctcttgttttatttctttcttttttttttaagattttatttatttattcatgagagacagtgagagagccagagacataggcagagagagaagcaggctccatgcagggagcccgatgtgggactcagtcgcaggactccaggatcacgccctgggctgaagacaggtgctcaaccactgagccacccaggcgtcgtcCCTATGCTCTTATTTTCATGTTTGAAAACAGCACTTGGTGCCTCTTGACAGAGTCATAGTCATAAAAAGCCTCACCGCTGCCCTAGGTGGATTGCCTGAGCTCCAATAGCTCTAATGGTGATGGAACCAGTACTTAAACACAGGATGTATGGCTATCAATTCACTCAAGttcagttcctttttttgttgttgtttttgtttgaagtttagtttaataatataaaatataaaatatgtttgcaaaaaaaaatgctatctctGGATGATATAAGtatgtgatttttcctttttttctccatgcattgtctttgttttctataattagcCATGCAAGTTTTGCTCCATGTCTATGTACTGCATAGATGCATACACATTTGTGGGTGTTTGTGTATTTGGCAATAAGCAGTTACATGGCAGGATCTTCTAAAGCCTGTGTTATGTCTGACACTGATAGGTTATCAAGAAGAAGCTAGTGGGATCCGTGAAGGCGTTACAGAAGCAATACGTGTCCTCGGACACAGTGGTCACTAGCAAGGATGGAGATGCCAACACCATGTGCAGTGCCCTTGAGGCCGTATTTATCCACGGCCTGCACGCCAAGCACATCCGAGCTGAGActggagggaaaaggaagaaaagcgcCCACCAGAAGCCTCTTCCTCAGCCTGTCTTCTGGCCCCTCCTGAAAGCTGTCACCCACAAGTGAGATCAGCTGGGGACCTGTGGGTGGGGGAGGAACTTCAGAGTGTGGGACTTGGGGCTCTCCTTGTCCAGCGGCATGGGAAAGCAACAGAGACACTCTGTGTTCTAGAACGGAGACAGGGGCGGTAGGGGTTTTGTTAGACTAAGCCTCAGGAGCCCCTCCGCCCTCAGCAATGGCTAGGGGGTGCTTCAAGCCCATGTCTGGTCACCTTTAGCAAGAGCCACCTCTGTACCACAGTGTAGCAAACTTCAGTCGTTGCAACAGAGAATGTGTGGTCCACTAAGCCTAGAACCTTTACCATGTGGCCCTTTTACAAAAGAAGTTTGCTGACCCTGCCTTAGAATGTTTCAACAGCTATATTATACTCAGGACAAGGTATggcattttttataaaaagtggaATCCAGAG
This window harbors:
- the LOC121473663 gene encoding pleckstrin homology domain-containing family M member 1-like isoform X2 is translated as MASGAASAVSGCRWRRGRRVGSEAQRLQRPGATPAPSPLPLVIKKKLVGSVKALQKQYVSSDTVVTSKDGDANTMCSALEAVFIHGLHAKHIRAETGGKRKKSAHQKPLPQPVFWPLLKAVTHK
- the LOC121473663 gene encoding pleckstrin homology domain-containing family M member 1-like isoform X1 — translated: MASGAASAVSGCRWRRGRRVGSEAQRLQRPGATPAPSPLPLVIKKKLVGSVKALQKQYVSSDTVVTSKDGDANTMCSALEAVFIHGLHAKHIRAETGGKRKKSAHQKPLPQPVFWPLLKAVTHKDH